In the Triticum urartu cultivar G1812 unplaced genomic scaffold, Tu2.1 TuUngrouped_contig_6758, whole genome shotgun sequence genome, tttttcaaaaattgtttgGGCATTTGAGAAAATTTTATTGTTTTACAAAAATTGTTTGGAATGCTTTTGTTCAACTTTTCTACTATTTTTGATAAATGTTCccattttaaaaaaatgttcttgttttcattttttgggagtttcaaaaaatgttcccatttaaaaaaatgttcacaaattttgTAAAATCTCTGTAAATTTTGTCCAGGAATTTCAAAATATCTTCACGTTTCAAATTTTTGTTTtgaaatttgaaaaaatgttctcGTTTCAAAAAAACTGTTAAAtagtttcaaaaaatgttcttgttTTTTAAATTTTGTTCAAAAATTTAGAAAGTGTTTGCGTTTCACAAAACATTCCATTTCTTGAAAAAAAAATGCCTTCGAAATTCCTGCGCAGCATGTCTGGTTCTTTAGGTCTGATGCTACTCTTTAATCAACCACACCTACTAGCTCAGCTGGTAGGAAATCGTCAGGTATGGCGGTGCGTCATGTGTTCGACTCCCCACAACCGCATATACATATGTTTAGCCTCAGTGCGTGTTCGATTTCGGTTTTCTGTCTTCATGGCCCGGCCCAGTCGAAGCCCCGCCGGGTTTCAAAAACTTTCCAAAATATTTAAAATGCAAATTTCATAAAAGTTCATGGAACCAAAAAATGTCTCTGAATTCGAATAATGTTCACGAGTTTGAAAACAATGTTGATGGTTTTAAAATATGTTCGTGAATTTGGAtattgatgaacattttttgaattgatGAACAAATTCTCAATTCAAGAACATTTTCCCAAAAAATCGGATGAATTTTCAAAAAATGGGTGACATTTTTTTAATTTgatgaacattttaaaaaattacggtgaacaaattttgaataTGATCAACATTTTTTGAACTCGATGAACAAATTCTCAATTCAAGAACATTTTCCGAAAAAATCGgatgatttttttgaaattgatGAACATTTAAAAAAATTACGGTGAACAAATTTTAATACGATGAACACTTTTTTAACTTCATGAACAAATTCACAAATCAAGAACACTTTTTTGAAAACCGGATGAACTTTTGGAAAACtggatgaacatttttttgaagtTCATGAACAAATTCACTAATCAAGAACACTTTTTTGAAAACCGGATGAACTTTTGGAAAACTGGATGAACATTTTTTGCATTttatgaacaaaatttgaattagatgaacatttttgaattcgGTGAACAAAAAATGTTCATTTTTTCAAAAACtcagaaaaaaagaaaaaagaaaaacaaaggataaaaaaggagatgaagaagaaatttaaaaagcgaaaaaggaaaagaaaacagaaaaaaacTGGGGGACCTCGCGCCCCACAGGAGCCGCCCCTTTACTACTACAGCAGTCGTGCCTGGGCCTGGGGAACGACATGCGGGCTGGCACACCACGGCCTGTAAGCACATTTATCCCAGGCTGTGACGTGTCGTTCTGGTTGTGATGGAGGCCCAACCCATACACTACAAGGTTGAAGCCCACGGTTTTACTTTCAtcgggttgttgttgttcttcctctctctctccttcgTGGTGTCGTCGCCTCTCATCCAAAGCTTTAGCGAGGGAAGGGATTCAGGCCGTGATGGTGGGGAAAGGAGGCGAGGCCGCGGCGTCGGCGCAGCACAAGGAGGAGCACGAGGAGGACGGCGACATGGTTGGAGTGGTGAAGCTGATCAGCGCCGAGGGTTTCGAGTTCGTCATCGACAAGAAGGCAGCCATGGTCTCCAACACCCTCCGGAACATGCTCACCTCACCTGGTATCCTTCCTACCCTCTGGTCCATCCGTCCATCAATCGATCAATCGATCGGTATTACTGACTAATCGAATTGAAATCGATGAGCGTTAAGGTGGCTTCGCGGAGACGCGCGAAGGCGAGGTGAGGTTCCCTGAGATCAGCACCGCGATCCTAGAGAAGATCTGCCAGTACTTCTACTGGTCGCTCCACTACGCCAGGTAAATCCCTTACTTCAGACTCGCCTTCCCCCCTCTGTACGTCCAGATTATCAATCAAATAAGCTTAATTTTTGTTTGTGGGGATAAATTTGCTTAACTGCTCACCCCAATTAGATAACTCTGTCCGTGCAAGCAAGGCCGTGAAACAATCAGATTTAGGTGCCTGTGGCTTGCACTTGTTTTGCCCTGCCAACCATCGTCCTGTTTTATTTGTTTATTTATCGATTGCTTGAACTAAGATCCATCACAGAGTGCTCTTACAAAATCTTGCCAACAATCATACAGCCTGCCTGGCTCCCATTCATGTATGTTGCAGGTTTCTTTTGTTAAAATGTTTCGTGTAAATGTCCAGAACTCCAGaataaggccctgtttggttcataagtcctaggactttttctagtcccaactaaaaagtctctagtccctaaaaagtctctccctgtttgtttccagagactaaaaagtccctagtcccttcctagaggttattaaatgaccatgttgcccctagtatatagaaaaataacaatcaaacaacaccATGGGGTGGCGGGCCATTGAATGCATGGAGGGGCATCgttggaaaagtcccaaaaagtcccaaaaaagactctccttgagagtcttcttcatttagtcccaaatgcctagtttagtctctaaaaagtccctcccgtttggtaaaaaagtctctaagagggactttttctagtccctacacaaaaaagtccctggaaacaaacacccctAAGTGTGATGACCTAGAAAGCATATCTGTGTCTTTAAGGGTACTTATTGTTTGCTCATTCGTTACTGTAAACGAACCAAATTAAATGCTTAGGGTATCTCTAACGGCAAACACGATGCCCCATTTGTCGGGTAATCCAACGGTATCCCTCAATTGTCCGCCACTTTGTCCAATGGAGAGAGGAGAGAGAAGTGGGTTTGTTGTGGGGTCGGAGTGGTCCTATGCTGAGTTGGCGGTGTCTGCGGACATGTCCGGACTCCCCTACTTCGCCTCTCGATCTGGGGCCAGAATGGGGTATTTTGGACGTCCGGACAGAAGTAGGGGATACCGTTGGAGGGCTTTTTATCTCCAGACAGGCCAGTCCGGACATAAAGAGGGAATAATAGCTTTCTATGACTTCTTTTCAGAATTCTGAGAAAAAATCTCTATATGATTCGTTTACAGAATATTTAGGAGCAGAACCAATTGAATGGTTCCCATGTATTCCCTCTCTTAACTTTTATTTATGGTTCATCAAACTTGTTCAGTGGTTAAACTTATGAAGCATGTGAAGTTTATACTCCATCATCCCAGTCAAATATTTCGTGCTTACAAATGGCACACTAGGTGTTTTGCTGTCCTTGCCCGATAATAAGCACTAGCAGGTTGGTGAAGCATAATCCTCGCGTGAGGGAGTGGAATACATCACACAACTTCAAAATAACAGATATCAGAATATTTACAATCCAGGCATTTACCTTGGACCATACTATATATCATGCACATGAGATGTCCATATACTTTCTTTTCTGTTGCACTCCTCATGCTATTATTTATCTTTCCTGTTTTATTAGTGGGTACTGGTCATGCATACATCTCAGGATTTCTGGTGTTATTTTTACTGCAAGCTAAATTATGACTTCTTGGATTATTTTGTCACTTGTGGGGGCAAAGCAAGAATTTAACTGTGTGTAAGATGATGTTTCCTATGCTTACTGCTTTTGTGAACAACTTCTCCATTCACATGCCCATTTGAGTAAAAATCATTTTTTGTTCTGGAACAAGGTCACATGCTCCGTCTCATTTGTGTGAAGTCACCTCTTATACACTGGTACAACAATAATGACACGCCAACAACACATGCAGCTTTTGCATCAAGCTACAAATACCATATGGTTCCTACCACCTATCTACTCTATTGTAGCTGTACCAAACCTTGACAATTTTCTTAACCGAGGTGTTCATGAAATGATATAACTCAATAAATGTGCAATGTAACCTTAAATGTTTTCTTCCTTAGGTCTTGATAGGTGCTCTTAACTTTTAATCCATAATTTGTCAGGGTAAATTCAGTTGTCTTGAGTTTTTCGTCTGATTATGAGGCACTtaagttttattttatttttactACAGAGGTTGCCTAGAATTGTATGCTGACTATCGTTCACAAGCTGTATTGTTCTGAAGAATTCTGCCGAAAACTGGATAGTCTACCAGGGCCTGGGGGCAGGTTGTGCCATAGAGTTTTCGGTAGAGTAGGTTCTGTGCTGGGAAAAACGACATTCCTCAAAAATATCCAGCACTTACTCGTGTTTCCCAAGCTAGCAGTTGTTACTTGAGTTTAGTGAAAAAAAGGCGTGCTTAGGCACTAGGCGGCAATAGGATGCCTAGTGCTTAAGAATGCTAGCCGTGTGCTTAGGCGACGCAATTTAGCCTGGCAAAACAGACAATTAAGGCCTAGCACTTTTTTCCTCAGTTGGAGTAGAATGCCCGCCCCTTGCACTTGGTTCTCTGTTCAAATGAGATTTTGATGAAAACTCCATATTGGCATTTGGTGTGTAGAGGTGAAGAGATTTCCCCGTGATTAGAGGAGAATTTGGTGTGTTTTTCACATATATTGCGGATTCCACCTTGACTTTGGGTAGTTCCTTGCATAAAGAAACAGAAGCAGTGTACTGATAAGCCGTGTATTAAGTGGTGTGTTTGCATATCTCATCCGTTGCGTTTGTTTGACGACTCCATTGTTTTGTTTGTAGTGGGAAGGAGACGGCGGAGTTCCCGATCGAGCCAGAAATAACGCTGGAGCTGATGATGGCTGCAAACTACCTCGACACTTAGCCTGGAAAACTGCATGGTTGTTGACAAGATGAATCCATCGTCCACTTGGGTTCATTCAGTAGAAAATGCGATGTTCCACCATTGTGCTTGCCTTGTCTCACTACAGTATATGGGCTTAGTAAACTAAACTGCTAAGGTTGCGATGGATGTATCGCGCGGTTAGTAGCATGAATCTGTCGTTACTGGACTTAACAG is a window encoding:
- the LOC125531052 gene encoding elongin-C-like, which produces MVGKGGEAAASAQHKEEHEEDGDMVGVVKLISAEGFEFVIDKKAAMVSNTLRNMLTSPGGFAETREGEVRFPEISTAILEKICQYFYWSLHYASGKETAEFPIEPEITLELMMAANYLDT